Proteins encoded by one window of Orbaceae bacterium BiB:
- the kdgT gene encoding 2-keto-3-deoxygluconate transporter, which yields MQIKKTIDKIPGGLMLVPLFLGALCNTFFPNAGAYLGSFSNGLIKGTVPILAVWFFCMGASIELKATGAMLRKSGVLVLTKIATAWVVALIAGTFWTHGYMVEGGIFAGISVLALVASMDMTNGGLYAALMNQYGSKEEAGAFVLMSLESGPLMTMVILGASGIATFEPQLFVGAVLPFLIGFLLGNLDPDLRKMFGGAVQTLIPFFAFALGNGINLQVIAHTGLAGILLGLGVIVITGIPLILADKFLGGGNGTAGIGASSTAGAAVATPMLIGEMAPEFKPIAPAATALVATSVIVTSIVVPVLTSLWAKRFGTNKVSNT from the coding sequence ATGCAAATTAAAAAAACGATAGATAAAATTCCTGGTGGGTTGATGTTGGTTCCTTTATTTTTAGGGGCTCTGTGCAATACTTTTTTTCCTAATGCGGGAGCTTATTTAGGCTCATTTAGTAACGGATTAATTAAAGGAACTGTTCCTATTTTAGCTGTTTGGTTTTTCTGTATGGGGGCATCTATCGAGTTAAAAGCAACAGGGGCAATGCTAAGAAAATCAGGTGTATTAGTTTTAACTAAAATTGCTACTGCTTGGGTTGTTGCTCTTATTGCTGGTACATTTTGGACTCATGGCTATATGGTTGAAGGTGGTATTTTTGCTGGTATTTCAGTACTTGCTTTAGTTGCATCAATGGATATGACTAATGGTGGATTATATGCTGCATTAATGAATCAATATGGATCTAAAGAAGAAGCCGGTGCTTTCGTTCTTATGTCATTAGAATCAGGACCATTAATGACGATGGTTATCCTTGGTGCTTCTGGTATTGCAACATTTGAACCGCAATTATTTGTCGGTGCTGTATTACCTTTTTTAATTGGATTCCTATTAGGTAATCTTGATCCAGATTTACGAAAAATGTTTGGTGGTGCAGTACAAACACTTATTCCGTTCTTTGCATTTGCTTTAGGTAATGGTATCAATTTACAAGTTATTGCTCATACAGGTTTAGCCGGTATTCTTCTTGGTTTAGGTGTTATTGTTATTACCGGTATTCCATTAATTTTAGCTGATAAATTTTTAGGCGGTGGTAATGGTACAGCGGGTATTGGTGCATCAAGTACTGCTGGTGCTGCAGTTGCTACACCGATGTTAATTGGTGAAATGGCGCCTGAATTTAAGCCTATTGCGCCAGCTGCGACAGCGCTTGTTGCAACGAGTGTTATTGTGACGTCTATTGTGGTACCGGTTTTAACCTCTCTTTGGGCTAAACGTTTCGGTACCAATAAAGTGAGTAATACTTAA